Proteins from one Humidesulfovibrio mexicanus genomic window:
- a CDS encoding DUF2730 family protein, translating into MNIADIGNALGPWLQVFSMLGAVVQCVGTIVLWMLVRKFMTREECEDCRKVCRKQVDERLGKQEASSGELHQAVSQAAPKDKLAEVDKADETLRGEIKALTAMIQGLKDQQHAMSRQVSLLMEHHLRR; encoded by the coding sequence GTGAACATCGCCGACATCGGCAACGCCCTCGGGCCTTGGCTGCAAGTGTTCTCCATGCTTGGGGCCGTGGTGCAGTGCGTGGGCACCATCGTCCTGTGGATGCTCGTGCGCAAGTTCATGACCCGCGAGGAATGCGAGGACTGCCGCAAGGTCTGCCGCAAACAGGTCGACGAGCGGCTCGGCAAACAGGAGGCCAGCAGCGGTGAGCTGCACCAGGCCGTGTCCCAGGCCGCGCCCAAAGACAAGTTGGCCGAGGTGGACAAGGCCGACGAGACCTTGCGCGGGGAGATCAAGGCTCTGACCGCGATGATCCAGGGGCTCAAGGATCAGCAGCACGCCATGTCGAGGCAGGTGTCCCTGCTCATGGAACACCATTTGAGGAGGTAG
- a CDS encoding transglycosylase SLT domain-containing protein gives MDEYDTDPYLKLLQLVLISLWGGCVVLLVVFSLQARAHAAERIPAAALKYRGQIIRAARAEAGLAAPVAVFAAQIEQESGWNRQAVSPVGARGLGQFMPSTAADMGRNRPDLGPAEPFNPGWAIRALVAYDLAQLKRIRAATPCDAWAMALAAYNGGLGWVQRDQALAKRKGLDSGRWEHVASVNAGRSIAAKRENTDYPRQILLRRQSRYLVWGPGILCEVAQ, from the coding sequence ATGGACGAGTACGATACCGACCCCTACCTCAAGCTGCTGCAGTTGGTCCTTATCTCGTTATGGGGGGGCTGCGTGGTCCTCCTTGTGGTGTTTTCCCTGCAGGCCCGCGCCCATGCCGCCGAGCGCATCCCCGCAGCCGCCCTCAAGTACCGCGGCCAGATCATCCGCGCCGCGCGCGCGGAGGCGGGCCTTGCCGCCCCGGTGGCCGTGTTCGCGGCTCAAATCGAACAGGAGTCCGGGTGGAACCGGCAAGCCGTCTCGCCTGTGGGCGCGCGTGGCCTGGGACAGTTTATGCCATCCACGGCGGCGGACATGGGCCGCAACCGCCCGGACCTCGGCCCGGCGGAACCCTTCAACCCCGGCTGGGCCATCCGCGCCCTGGTGGCCTACGACCTGGCGCAGCTCAAGCGCATCCGCGCCGCCACCCCGTGTGATGCCTGGGCCATGGCCCTGGCCGCTTACAACGGCGGCCTCGGCTGGGTGCAGCGTGACCAGGCGCTGGCCAAGCGTAAGGGCCTGGACTCCGGCCGCTGGGAGCACGTCGCCAGCGTCAACGCCGGGCGGTCCATCGCCGCGAAGCGCGAAAATACGGACTATCCCAGACAAATCCTGCTCCGGCGTCAATCCAGGTACCTAGTGTGGGGGCCGGGCATACTCTGCGAGGTCGCACAATGA
- a CDS encoding putative holin translates to MNTLKSLSAWLRRKSPRMTLPNLLATALLLIVAAMAPHQAPVLMYKLGGVAAGGCLGYLLDVAAFPYAKPSGYLRVDWRNVDNFEDDKPDYGFALGCELPFLIACARRAAIICACMLAVALAL, encoded by the coding sequence ATGAACACGCTCAAGTCCCTGTCCGCTTGGCTGCGCCGCAAGTCCCCGCGCATGACCCTGCCCAACCTGTTGGCCACCGCGCTTTTGCTGATTGTGGCGGCCATGGCGCCGCACCAAGCCCCGGTCCTCATGTACAAGCTCGGCGGCGTGGCCGCTGGCGGCTGCCTGGGCTACCTCCTCGACGTTGCAGCCTTCCCCTACGCCAAGCCCAGCGGATACCTCCGCGTCGACTGGCGCAACGTGGACAATTTCGAGGATGACAAGCCGGACTACGGTTTCGCCCTCGGCTGTGAGTTGCCATTCCTGATTGCGTGCGCGCGTCGCGCGGCCATCATCTGCGCCTGCATGTTGGCCGTGGCCCTGGCGCTGTAG
- a CDS encoding phospholipase D family nuclease: MPFSTRLFTLFLVVWLPSQALAAEVVFHDTSAEVYFSPRGGAQQALLRHIEQARKSIFVQAYGFTSPEIASALLAAADRGVHVEAILDRSQRKARGTKAGALAEAGIPVYIDSRHAIAHNKVMVLDRRIVITGSYNFTKSAETRNAENLLIVESPELARKYLSSWRKHKKHSKPWLQPSN; this comes from the coding sequence GTGCCCTTCTCCACTCGTCTATTTACTCTGTTCCTCGTGGTTTGGTTGCCCTCACAGGCGTTAGCCGCCGAGGTTGTATTTCACGACACTTCGGCGGAAGTCTATTTTAGCCCGCGTGGCGGGGCGCAGCAAGCCTTGCTCCGGCATATCGAGCAGGCACGCAAATCCATCTTCGTGCAGGCGTATGGGTTCACTTCCCCGGAGATAGCCTCTGCCCTTTTGGCCGCTGCCGATCGTGGTGTCCATGTTGAGGCCATCTTGGACAGAAGCCAGCGCAAGGCACGTGGCACAAAGGCCGGAGCCCTCGCCGAGGCGGGAATCCCGGTTTATATTGATAGCCGACACGCCATTGCCCACAACAAAGTTATGGTGCTGGACCGCAGGATCGTAATTACGGGAAGCTACAACTTCACCAAGTCTGCGGAGACTCGAAACGCCGAAAATCTTTTAATTGTCGAGTCCCCTGAGTTGGCCCGGAAGTATCTTTCGTCATGGCGCAAACACAAGAAGCACTCCAAACCATGGTTGCAGCCATCTAACTAA
- a CDS encoding helix-turn-helix domain-containing protein, which produces MIQKKILSLDTIGGRIAFIRGEMRQEDFAVLLGVSRMTLIRYEKGERQPDADFLKTIVAEFGVDGSWLLLGDGDLPSIKLTPREAALLDNYRHCPDDAQRNLETMGALLAQSSAGKKKVG; this is translated from the coding sequence ATGATTCAAAAAAAGATTCTCTCTCTCGACACCATTGGCGGTCGCATTGCGTTTATCCGTGGGGAGATGCGGCAGGAGGATTTTGCCGTCCTCCTGGGGGTAAGCCGAATGACTTTGATCCGCTACGAGAAGGGGGAGCGGCAGCCGGACGCTGATTTTTTAAAAACGATTGTTGCTGAATTCGGGGTTGACGGCAGTTGGCTGCTCCTTGGGGATGGGGACTTGCCGTCGATCAAGCTCACCCCCCGCGAGGCGGCGCTGCTTGACAACTACCGGCACTGCCCGGACGACGCGCAACGGAACTTGGAAACGATGGGTGCTTTGTTGGCGCAATCCAGCGCCGGGAAGAAAAAAGTTGGCTGA
- a CDS encoding DNA-binding protein — translation MIPRTSQDVKKEFERKGISVASWARANGFETNLVFEVLSGRKKGVRGQSHKIAVKLGLKAGEIIEDHDIATAINM, via the coding sequence ATGATTCCGAGAACCTCCCAGGACGTGAAAAAGGAATTTGAGCGCAAGGGCATCTCCGTTGCTTCTTGGGCCAGGGCCAATGGCTTCGAGACCAACCTGGTCTTCGAAGTTCTCTCTGGCCGCAAGAAAGGTGTGCGCGGTCAGAGCCACAAGATCGCCGTGAAGCTGGGTCTCAAGGCGGGCGAAATCATCGAGGACCATGACATCGCCACCGCCATCAACATGTAG
- a CDS encoding helix-turn-helix domain-containing protein, with product MKDNTISSARRALRVLKILKGHTITGISNKEISESLGESPVNVSRALAELEAEGLATKLDNGRWAHSVAMLQISAAHTAHMASLQDRMSEINQRVAAGATR from the coding sequence TTGAAAGACAACACCATCTCATCCGCCCGCCGCGCGCTGCGCGTGCTCAAGATCCTCAAGGGGCACACCATCACCGGGATCTCGAACAAGGAGATCTCCGAGTCCCTTGGCGAAAGCCCCGTGAACGTGAGCCGCGCCCTGGCAGAGCTTGAGGCCGAGGGCCTGGCCACAAAGCTGGACAACGGCCGCTGGGCCCACAGCGTGGCCATGCTGCAGATATCCGCCGCGCACACCGCCCATATGGCCAGCTTGCAAGACCGCATGTCCGAGATCAACCAACGCGTCGCCGCAGGGGCAACGCGCTAA
- a CDS encoding DDE-type integrase/transposase/recombinase, with protein sequence MKADLGELDLLRELATRLGAAPHGGRTALVDKAARTLCCSRQEVYRRLKDVGFDSGRKKRADRGSSMVTKEVAMQAAALVQGARRKTGKKTMPLTETLEILRENGRGSVDAETGEVRLPDSAATLSRAMRRHGCHPAMLQQGKPHTHMQSLHPNHVWQVDASMCVIFYLPKQGLQIMPEGVFYKNKPLNIERVSQERVWRYVVTDHYSGTLYVRYVQTAGETSENLAETFLQAIQKREQNDPMHGVPNNLMMDLGSANTSHLFLNLLKNLGVTPLVHTPGNSRAKGQVEQAQQLVETQFEGRLSFMRIETVEQLQAAADRWRCHYNAWAVHSRTKQTRNALWLTITEDQLRIAPSMELCRELVTTRPVDATVRADMSITHSVKGFGRKTYDLRYLAGLVPGMKVSVVVNPYKAPAVDVAVKDERGDETIWTVEPVQMTEAGFRADAAVWGQEHKALPDTVADKRTKEIEAAGVVAGRKTGVAPYGLDIEADITAAPAPAYIPRRGRDLGLDASRREIPPLSHVEAAKQLKARLGQEWTAERYAWLVQRYPDGVPAEQVDDIATRLAAPETPVGAVLKLVAGGTAC encoded by the coding sequence GTGAAAGCGGACCTGGGCGAACTGGACCTCCTGCGCGAGCTGGCCACGCGGCTTGGCGCGGCCCCGCACGGCGGGCGGACGGCCCTGGTGGACAAGGCGGCGCGGACCCTGTGCTGCTCCCGTCAGGAGGTCTACCGCCGCTTGAAGGATGTCGGGTTCGACTCAGGCCGCAAAAAGCGCGCGGACCGTGGCAGCAGCATGGTCACCAAGGAGGTGGCCATGCAGGCGGCGGCCCTGGTCCAGGGCGCACGGCGCAAGACCGGCAAAAAGACCATGCCCCTCACCGAGACCTTGGAAATCCTGCGCGAGAACGGTCGCGGCTCCGTGGACGCAGAGACCGGAGAGGTCCGGCTGCCCGATTCCGCCGCCACGCTTTCGCGCGCAATGCGGCGGCATGGCTGCCACCCGGCCATGTTGCAGCAGGGCAAGCCGCACACGCACATGCAGAGCCTGCACCCGAACCATGTGTGGCAGGTGGACGCCAGCATGTGCGTCATCTTCTACCTGCCGAAGCAGGGTTTGCAGATCATGCCCGAGGGCGTGTTCTACAAGAACAAGCCCTTGAACATTGAGCGGGTGTCGCAGGAACGCGTGTGGCGCTACGTGGTGACGGATCACTACTCCGGAACGCTCTACGTCCGTTACGTCCAGACAGCGGGCGAAACATCGGAAAACCTCGCGGAAACGTTCCTGCAAGCCATCCAGAAACGCGAGCAGAATGACCCCATGCATGGGGTGCCCAACAACTTGATGATGGACCTTGGCTCGGCCAACACCTCGCACCTGTTCCTGAACTTGCTCAAAAATCTTGGCGTTACGCCTCTGGTGCATACGCCGGGGAACAGCCGCGCCAAGGGGCAAGTGGAGCAGGCGCAACAGCTGGTGGAGACGCAGTTTGAAGGGCGCCTGTCCTTCATGCGCATCGAAACCGTGGAGCAGCTCCAGGCTGCGGCGGACCGCTGGCGCTGCCACTACAACGCCTGGGCTGTCCATTCCCGCACAAAGCAGACCCGCAACGCCCTCTGGCTCACCATCACCGAAGACCAGCTGCGCATCGCGCCAAGTATGGAACTGTGCCGCGAGCTGGTCACCACCAGGCCGGTGGACGCCACGGTGCGCGCGGACATGAGCATCACCCACAGCGTCAAGGGCTTTGGCCGCAAAACGTACGACCTGCGGTACCTGGCCGGGCTGGTGCCCGGCATGAAGGTGAGCGTGGTGGTCAACCCCTACAAGGCCCCGGCGGTGGACGTGGCCGTGAAGGACGAGCGCGGCGACGAAACCATCTGGACCGTTGAGCCGGTGCAGATGACCGAGGCGGGCTTCCGCGCGGACGCGGCCGTGTGGGGCCAGGAGCACAAGGCCCTGCCGGACACCGTGGCCGACAAGCGCACCAAGGAGATCGAGGCCGCCGGGGTTGTGGCCGGGCGCAAGACCGGCGTGGCGCCCTACGGCCTCGACATCGAGGCGGACATCACCGCCGCCCCGGCTCCGGCATACATCCCCCGCCGTGGCCGTGACCTGGGCCTGGACGCCTCCCGCCGCGAGATTCCGCCCCTGTCCCACGTGGAAGCCGCAAAGCAGCTCAAGGCCCGCCTGGGCCAGGAATGGACCGCCGAACGCTATGCCTGGCTTGTCCAGCGTTACCCGGACGGCGTTCCCGCTGAACAGGTCGACGACATCGCAACGCGCCTTGCCGCGCCGGAGACCCCGGTCGGCGCGGTGCTCAAACTCGTTGCCGGAGGCACGGCATGCTGA
- a CDS encoding ExeA family protein, which yields MLNLKTIIDGLEGVSQRMVADACGLSPAGFSELVNRGAWPKRKGMGEVRGLIVDFLLAQGVPREKLEDAFVRMGVRKRETNYCHQAVSAAAAPKEEETTMLLRRQGLFPETKRHFRLTRNPFINDVQDPADVFMSQDIRYVREAMYATARHGGLMAVAGESGSGKTILRRDLLERLQGEGRPVLVIEPYVLGMEDTERLGKTLRSTHIAEAILRTVVPLETVAASPEARFRQVHRALSASKRAGNSHVLIIEEAHDLSTPLLKHLKRYIELTDGLASLLGILLIGQTELKTKLSESNYQVREVVQRCELVELPPLRNDDLHAYLRFKFSRAGVDDLAKIISDDGIEALRARLTVQHPSQRSRDGVSLCYPLAVGNFIVAALNTAAELGVPIVNADVIRSV from the coding sequence ATGCTGAACTTGAAGACGATCATCGACGGCTTGGAAGGCGTGTCCCAGCGCATGGTGGCCGACGCATGCGGCTTGAGCCCTGCGGGATTTTCCGAGCTGGTGAACCGGGGCGCGTGGCCAAAACGCAAGGGCATGGGCGAGGTCCGCGGGCTCATCGTGGATTTCCTGCTGGCCCAAGGCGTGCCGCGCGAGAAACTTGAAGACGCCTTTGTGCGCATGGGCGTGCGCAAACGCGAGACCAACTATTGCCACCAGGCCGTTTCTGCGGCCGCAGCACCCAAGGAGGAGGAGACCACCATGCTCTTGAGGCGACAAGGACTGTTCCCCGAAACCAAGCGGCACTTCCGCCTGACCCGAAACCCCTTCATCAACGACGTGCAGGACCCGGCTGACGTGTTCATGAGCCAGGACATCCGCTACGTGCGCGAGGCCATGTACGCCACGGCGCGCCACGGCGGGCTCATGGCCGTGGCCGGAGAGTCGGGCTCGGGCAAGACCATCCTGCGCCGTGACCTGCTTGAGCGGCTGCAGGGCGAGGGCCGCCCCGTGCTGGTCATCGAGCCGTATGTGCTCGGCATGGAGGACACCGAGCGCCTGGGCAAGACCCTCCGCTCCACGCACATCGCCGAGGCCATTCTGCGCACGGTGGTGCCGTTGGAAACCGTGGCCGCCAGCCCGGAGGCCAGGTTCCGCCAAGTCCACCGGGCGCTCTCCGCCAGCAAGCGCGCGGGCAACTCGCACGTGCTCATCATCGAGGAGGCGCATGATTTGAGCACGCCGCTCTTGAAGCACCTCAAGCGCTACATCGAGCTGACGGACGGCCTGGCATCGCTGCTCGGCATCCTGCTCATCGGCCAGACCGAACTCAAGACCAAGCTCAGCGAGAGCAACTACCAGGTGCGTGAGGTGGTCCAGCGCTGCGAGCTGGTGGAACTGCCCCCACTGCGCAACGACGATCTGCACGCCTACCTGCGCTTCAAGTTCTCACGGGCGGGCGTGGACGACTTGGCCAAGATAATCAGCGACGACGGCATTGAGGCCCTTCGCGCCCGGCTGACCGTTCAGCACCCCAGCCAGCGCAGCCGGGACGGCGTGAGCCTTTGCTACCCGCTCGCGGTCGGCAACTTCATCGTGGCCGCCCTGAACACCGCCGCTGAGCTGGGCGTGCCTATCGTCAACGCGGACGTCATCCGCTCCGTGTAA
- a CDS encoding DUF3164 family protein, which translates to MEGYMENAQGHQVPLAQVQEIDKARHELVMEKVAKAKAMRKALAELKAEIMDDVGAFIQLSAEKYEVKVGGNKGNVSLLSFDGRYKIVRQVAENITFDERLQAAKALIDECLRDWTKDARSEIQAIIDQAFQVDKEGNLSTSRVLGLRRLNITDERWLRAMQAIGDSIQVTGTKPYVRVYERRDNGSYTAIPLDMAAV; encoded by the coding sequence ATGGAAGGTTACATGGAAAACGCCCAGGGGCACCAGGTGCCGCTGGCCCAGGTGCAGGAAATCGACAAGGCTCGGCACGAGCTGGTGATGGAGAAGGTGGCCAAGGCCAAGGCCATGCGCAAGGCCTTGGCCGAACTCAAGGCCGAGATCATGGACGACGTGGGCGCGTTCATCCAGCTCAGCGCCGAGAAGTACGAGGTCAAGGTGGGCGGCAACAAGGGGAACGTGTCCCTGCTGTCCTTTGACGGCCGCTACAAGATCGTCCGGCAGGTGGCCGAAAACATCACCTTTGACGAGCGCCTGCAAGCCGCCAAGGCCCTCATCGACGAATGCCTGCGCGACTGGACCAAGGACGCCCGCAGCGAGATCCAGGCCATCATCGACCAGGCCTTCCAGGTCGACAAGGAGGGCAACCTCTCGACCTCGCGTGTGCTCGGCCTGCGCCGCCTGAACATCACCGACGAGCGCTGGCTGCGGGCCATGCAGGCCATCGGAGACAGCATCCAGGTCACGGGCACCAAGCCCTACGTGCGCGTCTACGAGCGCCGGGACAACGGCTCCTACACCGCCATCCCGCTGGATATGGCGGCGGTCTAA
- a CDS encoding helix-turn-helix domain-containing protein has translation MPKQAREITPERVAAFEAAMERIRTVTGARTQVQLAEALDIRQSSISDAKRRASIPAEWLLKLQRKHQVFADWFLTGEGPRETTGGASARVEELEQELHRVMRETESLSDMIREALVHSRTTLDDLIELKGTSRDMLVQAQKRIKELSSRLRDVDAEVAAQNFTM, from the coding sequence ATGCCTAAGCAAGCCCGCGAAATCACCCCCGAGCGTGTGGCCGCCTTCGAGGCCGCCATGGAACGCATCCGCACCGTCACCGGCGCCCGCACACAGGTGCAGCTGGCCGAGGCCCTGGATATCCGCCAGTCCTCCATCTCCGACGCCAAGCGCCGGGCCAGCATCCCGGCCGAGTGGCTGCTCAAGCTCCAGCGCAAGCACCAGGTGTTCGCCGATTGGTTCCTGACCGGCGAGGGCCCGCGCGAGACCACGGGCGGTGCTTCAGCCCGCGTGGAAGAGCTGGAGCAGGAACTGCACCGGGTGATGCGCGAAACCGAGAGCTTGTCGGACATGATCCGCGAGGCCCTGGTGCATTCGCGCACCACGCTCGACGACCTCATCGAACTCAAGGGCACGAGCCGCGACATGCTCGTGCAGGCCCAGAAAAGGATCAAGGAACTCTCCTCCCGGCTGCGCGACGTGGACGCCGAAGTGGCCGCCCAGAACTTCACCATGTAA
- a CDS encoding HU family DNA-binding protein, whose translation MTKKDLIAKIAEESGDSKATVERVLDSLGSVAAAELLGGGEVPLPGLGKLKAKECKAREGRNPKTGQPLQIAAHTAVKFVAGQELKDALKG comes from the coding sequence ATGACCAAGAAAGACCTTATCGCCAAGATCGCCGAGGAGTCCGGGGACAGCAAGGCCACCGTGGAGCGCGTGCTCGACAGCCTGGGCAGCGTTGCCGCCGCTGAGTTGCTGGGCGGCGGCGAGGTGCCCCTGCCCGGCCTGGGCAAGCTCAAGGCCAAGGAATGCAAGGCGCGCGAGGGCCGCAATCCGAAGACCGGCCAGCCCTTGCAGATCGCCGCGCATACTGCGGTCAAGTTCGTGGCCGGCCAGGAACTCAAGGACGCCCTGAAGGGCTAG
- a CDS encoding DUF2786 domain-containing protein produces MGHERIIEKIRKLLSLSKSDNEHEAATAAAKAQELLSQYNLSMSDIPAGDDGRIHADTAKTRTRQRLEKWAMSLAYHTAKAFDCAYYHSWEGNTCFVGVGADQEVCAWTFGYLYKTMLSMASRHMRSPQCRRLRSSRSKSLARESYLRGVVLTVSGRLMAQRTRTPVTQTDLVPVKMDAIEAAMPDDLRSSSLEFKKVRAADLEAGMTDGLNVPLSSPLKGARQLEITA; encoded by the coding sequence ATGGGACACGAGCGCATCATCGAGAAAATCCGCAAGCTGCTGTCGCTTTCCAAGTCCGACAACGAGCACGAGGCGGCGACCGCAGCGGCGAAGGCCCAGGAGCTGCTGTCCCAGTATAACCTCTCCATGTCGGACATCCCCGCCGGTGATGACGGCCGAATCCACGCGGATACAGCCAAGACAAGGACGCGGCAGCGCCTGGAGAAGTGGGCGATGTCCTTGGCGTACCACACGGCCAAGGCGTTTGATTGCGCCTACTATCACTCCTGGGAGGGCAACACCTGTTTCGTCGGTGTCGGCGCAGACCAGGAAGTCTGTGCCTGGACGTTCGGCTACCTCTACAAAACGATGCTGAGCATGGCGTCCAGACATATGCGATCGCCCCAGTGCCGCCGACTTCGGAGCAGCCGCAGCAAAAGCCTCGCCCGCGAATCGTATCTCCGTGGAGTGGTGCTCACTGTTTCCGGCAGGTTGATGGCCCAGCGCACGCGCACGCCCGTGACTCAAACTGATTTGGTCCCTGTCAAAATGGACGCCATAGAGGCCGCCATGCCCGACGATTTACGGTCCAGCAGCCTGGAGTTCAAGAAGGTCCGCGCTGCCGACCTGGAAGCAGGCATGACTGATGGTTTAAATGTGCCTCTTTCGTCGCCGCTCAAGGGAGCAAGGCAGCTTGAAATCACCGCTTAA
- a CDS encoding gp16 family protein: MAVPARNLAPYKGKLIKIIHVAKRSLGLSDEDYRAMLQAQTGKTSCSDMSMSELEAVVDHLRSRGFNAPAKPASKAKTKRLADDPQSRKIRSLWLTLRDMGAIQDSSEAALAAFVKRQTKVERLEWLNGYQAGLVIESLKKWVDRVEGS, from the coding sequence ATGGCCGTACCCGCTCGCAACCTTGCGCCCTACAAGGGCAAGCTCATCAAGATCATCCACGTGGCCAAGCGCAGCCTGGGTCTGTCTGATGAGGACTACCGCGCCATGCTCCAGGCGCAGACCGGCAAGACCAGCTGCTCGGACATGAGCATGAGCGAGCTGGAGGCGGTGGTCGATCATTTGAGGAGTCGTGGCTTTAATGCCCCGGCCAAGCCCGCCAGCAAGGCCAAGACGAAGCGCTTGGCGGACGATCCGCAGTCGCGGAAGATCCGCTCGCTTTGGCTCACCCTGCGCGACATGGGCGCGATCCAAGACAGCAGCGAGGCGGCCTTGGCCGCGTTTGTGAAGCGGCAGACCAAGGTGGAACGCCTGGAGTGGCTGAACGGCTACCAGGCCGGTCTGGTCATCGAGAGCCTCAAGAAGTGGGTAGATCGCGTGGAGGGATCATAA
- a CDS encoding Mor transcription activator family protein encodes MATPREIGMELLRDFADKLAKQVQDELGISAAKAKAFAEDAAGRLADDWGGQTVYLPMDMIGRRSTRNKQIYREFNGDNQSELALKYGLSRQCIYRIIKEQGELRMPKQASLLNLDVTSPQDHDRA; translated from the coding sequence ATGGCCACACCTCGCGAAATCGGCATGGAGCTGCTGCGAGACTTTGCGGACAAGCTCGCCAAGCAAGTGCAAGACGAGCTCGGCATCAGCGCAGCCAAGGCCAAAGCGTTTGCCGAAGATGCTGCTGGCAGGCTTGCGGACGATTGGGGAGGACAAACGGTGTACCTACCCATGGACATGATCGGACGTCGCAGCACCCGGAATAAGCAGATCTACCGCGAATTCAATGGTGACAATCAGTCGGAACTTGCCCTCAAGTACGGCCTTTCAAGGCAGTGCATCTACCGCATTATCAAGGAGCAGGGCGAGCTACGCATGCCCAAGCAAGCTTCGCTTCTTAACCTTGACGTGACTTCGCCGCAGGATCACGATCGCGCCTGA
- a CDS encoding tetratricopeptide repeat protein: protein MHSGCSGGCSGRCRTLRTAAFLWREGMAMLNQNEPAKALAMQRQALEIVRGVGGFDVLQARIHNNIGVILSCSDRHQEAKRSFEHALFLLHGRIKPDSSLHRVIEKNHKYVTGRTMPQHVPASAPAIQAEPRAAL, encoded by the coding sequence ATGCATAGCGGTTGCTCCGGCGGCTGCTCCGGCCGCTGCCGCACCCTGCGCACCGCGGCCTTTCTCTGGCGCGAGGGCATGGCCATGCTGAACCAGAACGAGCCCGCCAAGGCCCTGGCCATGCAACGGCAAGCCCTGGAGATCGTGCGCGGCGTTGGCGGGTTCGACGTGCTGCAGGCGCGCATCCACAACAACATCGGCGTGATCCTGTCCTGCTCCGATCGGCACCAGGAGGCCAAGCGTTCGTTCGAGCACGCGCTCTTCCTGCTGCATGGCCGCATCAAGCCCGACAGCAGCCTGCACCGCGTGATCGAAAAGAACCACAAGTACGTGACGGGCCGCACCATGCCGCAACATGTCCCGGCGAGCGCGCCCGCCATCCAGGCCGAACCGCGGGCCGCCCTCTAG
- a CDS encoding flavodoxin yields MSKALIVYGSTTGNTETVAGHVGAALNKAGWETEIKNASDVSAAGLANGCDLLLFGCSTWGDEDIELQDDFVPLYDDLDKAGLSGKKVAVFGCGDSSYTHFCGAVDAIEQKAESLGAVLVTGSLKIDGDPDKDEVMDWAKTVAAHA; encoded by the coding sequence ATGTCCAAAGCGCTCATCGTATACGGATCCACCACCGGCAACACCGAGACCGTGGCCGGGCATGTCGGCGCCGCACTGAACAAGGCCGGCTGGGAAACCGAGATCAAGAACGCGTCCGACGTTTCCGCCGCGGGGCTGGCGAACGGCTGCGACCTGCTGCTTTTCGGCTGCTCCACCTGGGGCGACGAGGACATTGAGCTGCAGGACGATTTCGTGCCCCTGTACGACGATTTGGACAAGGCCGGGCTTTCCGGCAAGAAGGTGGCCGTGTTCGGCTGCGGCGACTCCAGCTACACGCACTTCTGCGGTGCGGTGGACGCCATCGAGCAGAAGGCCGAAAGCCTTGGCGCCGTGCTCGTCACCGGCTCCCTCAAAATCGACGGCGATCCCGACAAGGACGAAGTCATGGACTGGGCCAAGACGGTGGCCGCACATGCATAG